From the Sphingomonas phyllosphaerae 5.2 genome, one window contains:
- a CDS encoding carbon-nitrogen hydrolase family protein, producing the protein MTKIAVVQTTTGIDPLANAAALVAAIEEAGAGGATMVFTPEMSGVLDRDQARAAAVLAKEGDDRVLVAVREAAARVGVWVHLGSLALRRPDGRLANRSFVIDSIGNIRARYDKMHLFDVDLPNGESWRESATYAAGERPVVVGSPLGPLGLSICYDMRFPDLYRALTDAGAQVLSVPASFTRPTGAAHWHILLRARAIEAGVHLVAAAQTGVHEDGRATYGHSLVVDPWGEILLDMGEAPGIGYAEVEPEKLRAVRGRVPALQHRRVVNAPIVIA; encoded by the coding sequence GTGACGAAGATTGCCGTCGTCCAGACCACGACCGGGATCGATCCGCTGGCGAATGCCGCGGCGTTGGTGGCGGCGATCGAGGAAGCGGGGGCCGGTGGCGCGACGATGGTGTTCACGCCCGAAATGTCGGGCGTGCTCGATCGCGACCAGGCGCGCGCTGCCGCGGTCCTGGCCAAGGAAGGTGACGACCGCGTGCTGGTCGCGGTGCGCGAGGCGGCGGCGCGGGTCGGGGTGTGGGTGCACCTGGGATCGCTGGCGCTGCGCCGTCCGGACGGGCGGCTCGCCAATCGCAGCTTCGTGATCGACTCGATCGGCAACATCCGCGCGCGCTACGACAAGATGCATCTGTTCGACGTCGACCTGCCGAATGGCGAAAGCTGGCGCGAATCGGCGACTTATGCCGCGGGTGAGCGCCCGGTCGTGGTCGGCAGCCCGCTCGGGCCGCTCGGGCTGTCGATCTGTTACGACATGCGCTTCCCCGACCTCTACCGCGCGCTGACCGATGCCGGGGCACAGGTGTTGTCGGTACCCGCCAGCTTCACGCGGCCGACGGGTGCGGCGCATTGGCACATCTTACTACGCGCGCGCGCGATCGAGGCCGGTGTCCATCTCGTCGCCGCGGCACAGACCGGCGTGCATGAGGACGGGCGCGCCACCTATGGCCATTCGCTGGTCGTCGATCCGTGGGGCGAGATCCTGCTCGACATGGGCGAGGCGCCCGGCATCGGCTATGCCGAGGTCGAGCCAGAGAAGCTGCGCGCGGTGCGTGGCCGCGTCCCGGCGCTTCAGCATCGCCGCGTCGTCAACGCCCCGATCGTGATCGCGTGA
- the cysS gene encoding cysteine--tRNA ligase, which yields MTGTPLTFYNSLTRRPEPFVPLDPGNVRIYSCGPTVYHYAHLGNLRAYVFTDTLTRTIAWKGWPLTHVINITDVGHLTSDTDAGDDKMEAAARASGRDIWSIARHYTDAFKQNLTDLNIRTPTHMPLATDHVAEMIAWGEQIAGRHCYRLADGLYFDTTTVPDYGRLAGVADDAAHGRIETVAGKRHPQDFAIWRTTPPGETRQMEWDSPWGRGAPGWHLECSVMAAKYLGPAFDIHTGGIDHREIHHPNEIAQNQAHCECGDTGANFWMHNNFLVDRTGKMSKSSGDFLTLTRLIERGFHPLSYRLMCLQAHYRSELEFSWENLAAAQVRLKRWVHAVEGLRARTAGESGATSAAYLTQLDAAVSDDLATPRALPVLDAMLSDKKLSPADRLATLDAFDAVLGLALGEATRAALRVRPADATIDDATIEARLAERRAARAAKDFPRSDAIRDELAANGVEVMDGDPLGWDWKLPA from the coding sequence ATGACCGGCACCCCCCTCACCTTCTACAACAGCCTGACCCGCCGACCGGAGCCGTTCGTGCCGCTCGATCCCGGCAACGTCCGCATCTATTCGTGCGGGCCGACGGTCTATCATTATGCGCATCTCGGCAATCTGCGCGCCTACGTCTTCACCGACACGCTGACCCGCACGATCGCGTGGAAGGGCTGGCCGCTGACGCATGTCATCAACATCACCGATGTCGGCCATCTGACGTCGGACACCGATGCCGGCGATGACAAGATGGAAGCTGCCGCGCGGGCGTCGGGGCGTGATATCTGGTCGATCGCAAGGCATTACACCGATGCCTTCAAGCAGAACCTGACCGACCTGAACATTCGCACCCCGACGCACATGCCGCTGGCGACGGATCATGTCGCAGAGATGATCGCGTGGGGCGAGCAGATCGCCGGGCGGCATTGCTACCGACTGGCGGACGGCCTCTACTTCGACACCACCACCGTTCCCGATTACGGCCGCCTGGCGGGCGTCGCGGACGACGCCGCGCACGGGCGGATCGAAACCGTCGCCGGCAAGCGCCACCCGCAAGACTTCGCGATCTGGCGCACCACTCCGCCCGGCGAGACGCGACAGATGGAATGGGACTCGCCTTGGGGTCGCGGGGCGCCGGGCTGGCACCTGGAATGCTCGGTGATGGCCGCGAAATATCTCGGCCCGGCGTTCGATATCCACACCGGCGGCATCGATCATCGCGAGATCCACCATCCCAACGAGATCGCGCAGAACCAGGCGCATTGCGAATGCGGCGACACCGGCGCCAACTTCTGGATGCATAACAACTTTCTTGTCGATCGCACGGGAAAGATGAGCAAATCCTCGGGTGATTTCCTGACGCTCACGCGCTTGATCGAGCGCGGCTTCCACCCTTTGTCGTACCGGCTGATGTGCCTGCAGGCGCATTATCGCAGCGAGCTGGAATTCTCATGGGAGAACCTCGCCGCGGCACAGGTGCGGCTGAAGCGCTGGGTGCATGCCGTCGAGGGGCTGCGTGCACGGACGGCGGGCGAGAGCGGAGCGACGTCCGCGGCGTATCTGACGCAGCTCGACGCCGCGGTCAGCGACGATCTGGCGACCCCGCGCGCGCTGCCGGTGCTGGACGCGATGCTTTCCGACAAGAAGCTGTCGCCGGCCGACCGGCTGGCGACGCTCGACGCCTTCGACGCGGTGCTCGGCCTTGCGCTCGGCGAGGCGACGCGTGCGGCATTGCGGGTGCGTCCGGCCGATGCCACGATCGACGATGCGACGATCGAGGCGCGGCTCGCCGAGCGGCGCGCGGCGCGTGCCGCCAAGGACTTCCCGCGCTCGGACGCGATCCGCGACGAGCTGGCCGCCAATGGGGTCGAGGTGATGGACGGCGATCCGCTCGGCTGGGACTGGAAGCTGCCGGCATGA
- a CDS encoding SDR family oxidoreductase, whose amino-acid sequence MDLGLNGRTAIVCASSHGLGRACATALAEAGCTVILNGRDEAALEGTAASLRATGAIVHAVAGDIADEHVQQALLDAAGGVVDILVNNNGGPPLRDFRELDGTAIHAGIEANMVAPIRLVQKVVDGMIERRFGRIVCITSGSVKAPVGGLDLSSGARLGLTGFLAGVARQVAHANVTINFLLPGLFATRRLAGVHAYNAQTKGISVDDAEAAARERIPARRFGEPDEFGAACAFLCAASSGFITGQSLLIDGGGYPGVL is encoded by the coding sequence ATGGACCTTGGCCTGAACGGACGTACCGCGATCGTCTGCGCCTCCAGCCACGGGCTCGGACGCGCCTGCGCGACGGCGCTGGCGGAGGCGGGCTGCACCGTGATCCTCAACGGCCGCGATGAAGCGGCGCTGGAGGGAACGGCCGCGTCGTTGCGCGCGACCGGCGCTATCGTCCACGCCGTCGCTGGCGACATCGCCGACGAGCACGTGCAGCAGGCATTGCTCGACGCCGCTGGCGGGGTCGTCGACATCCTCGTCAACAACAATGGCGGGCCGCCGCTGCGCGACTTCCGCGAGCTGGACGGCACCGCGATCCACGCGGGGATCGAAGCGAACATGGTCGCCCCGATCCGGCTGGTGCAGAAGGTGGTCGATGGGATGATCGAGCGCCGCTTCGGACGGATCGTCTGCATCACCTCCGGGTCGGTAAAGGCGCCGGTCGGCGGGCTCGACCTGTCGAGCGGCGCGCGGCTGGGGCTGACCGGTTTCCTCGCCGGCGTCGCACGGCAGGTCGCGCATGCCAACGTCACGATCAACTTCCTGCTGCCCGGCCTGTTCGCGACCCGGCGGCTGGCGGGGGTCCACGCCTACAATGCGCAGACGAAGGGCATATCGGTCGACGACGCCGAAGCGGCGGCGCGCGAGCGCATACCGGCGCGTCGGTTCGGCGAACCCGATGAGTTCGGTGCAGCCTGCGCCTTCCTGTGCGCGGCCTCCTCGGGCTTCATCACGGGACAAAGCCTGCTGATCGACGGCGGCGGTTATCCGGGCGTCCTGTAA
- a CDS encoding class II 3-deoxy-7-phosphoheptulonate synthase, giving the protein MNAMATWAPHSWTAAEARQLPIYPDAAALDDATRRLASFPPLVFAGEARNLTADLAKVAEGKAFLLQGGDCAESFAEHSANNIRDTFRVILQMAVVLTFASKLPVVKVGRMAGQFAKPRSANTETIDGVELPSYRGDNVNDIAFTPESRIPDPERMIRSYAQSAATLNLLRAFAQGGYANLHQVHRWTHDFMGRSPWAKKYAETADRIGEALDFMEACGISPDTVPQLSQTTFYTSHEALLLPFEEALTRQDSLTGDWYDTSAHFLWIGDRTRFEGSAHVEFLRGIGNPIGVKCGPSLDPDALLRMLDTLNPDRVPGRVTLITRYGYDQIEAHLPRLVRAVTRAGHPVIWSCDPMHGNTVKAATGYKTRPFERILSEVRGFFAVHRAEGTHAGGIHAEMTGQNVTECTGGAIDVTEQSLADRYHTHCDPRLNAGQSLELAFLLAEMLNTEMAERRKAA; this is encoded by the coding sequence ATGAATGCCATGGCCACCTGGGCCCCGCACAGCTGGACCGCCGCGGAAGCGCGCCAGCTCCCCATCTACCCGGACGCCGCGGCGCTGGACGATGCGACGCGCCGGCTGGCCTCCTTTCCCCCGCTCGTCTTCGCCGGTGAGGCGCGTAACCTGACGGCCGATCTGGCGAAGGTAGCGGAAGGCAAGGCGTTCCTGCTTCAGGGCGGTGATTGCGCGGAGAGCTTCGCCGAGCACAGCGCGAACAACATCCGCGATACGTTCCGCGTCATCTTGCAGATGGCCGTCGTGCTGACCTTCGCCTCGAAGTTACCGGTGGTGAAGGTCGGGCGGATGGCGGGGCAGTTCGCCAAGCCACGTTCTGCCAATACCGAAACGATCGACGGCGTCGAATTGCCCAGCTACCGCGGCGACAACGTCAACGATATCGCCTTCACGCCGGAATCGCGCATTCCCGATCCGGAGCGGATGATCCGTTCCTATGCGCAGTCGGCGGCGACGCTGAACCTGTTGCGCGCGTTCGCGCAAGGCGGCTATGCGAACCTGCACCAGGTCCATCGCTGGACGCACGACTTCATGGGCCGCAGCCCGTGGGCGAAGAAATACGCGGAAACGGCCGACCGCATCGGCGAGGCGCTCGACTTCATGGAGGCGTGCGGGATCAGCCCCGATACCGTCCCGCAACTTTCGCAGACCACCTTCTACACCAGCCACGAAGCGCTGCTGCTGCCCTTCGAGGAGGCGCTGACCCGGCAGGATTCGCTGACCGGCGACTGGTACGACACGTCGGCGCACTTCCTGTGGATCGGCGACCGCACCCGTTTCGAAGGGTCGGCGCACGTCGAGTTCCTGCGCGGGATCGGCAACCCGATCGGCGTGAAGTGCGGACCGTCACTCGACCCGGATGCGCTGTTGCGGATGCTCGACACCCTCAATCCGGATCGGGTGCCGGGGCGGGTGACGCTCATCACCCGCTATGGCTACGATCAGATCGAGGCGCACCTGCCCCGGCTGGTGCGCGCCGTGACGCGTGCCGGGCACCCGGTGATCTGGAGCTGCGATCCGATGCACGGCAACACCGTCAAGGCGGCGACCGGTTACAAGACGCGGCCGTTCGAGCGCATCCTGTCGGAAGTACGCGGCTTCTTCGCGGTGCACCGTGCCGAGGGGACGCATGCGGGTGGCATCCACGCCGAAATGACCGGGCAGAACGTCACCGAATGCACCGGCGGCGCGATCGACGTTACCGAGCAGAGCCTCGCCGATCGCTACCACACGCATTGCGATCCGCGCCTGAACGCCGGACAGAGCCTGGAGCTCGCATTCCTGCTCGCCGAAATGCTCAACACCGAGATGGCGGAGCGCCGCAAGGCGGCGTGA
- a CDS encoding Rap1a/Tai family immunity protein gives MSMVLLALLAAAADRPVVVSSITTPQLVELCRGKDDDPTANFCTGYILAAFDALSLARQICPSPARASNMMVASTTRKYLRKRAKKSTVAPAFAVRTALREAFPCKRR, from the coding sequence ATGAGCATGGTCCTGCTCGCCCTTCTCGCCGCCGCGGCAGATCGCCCGGTGGTGGTCAGCTCGATCACGACGCCGCAGCTCGTCGAGCTGTGCCGCGGCAAGGACGACGATCCGACCGCCAACTTCTGTACCGGCTACATCCTCGCGGCGTTCGACGCATTGTCGCTGGCGCGGCAGATCTGTCCGTCGCCCGCGCGCGCATCGAACATGATGGTCGCGTCGACGACCCGCAAATATCTCCGCAAGCGCGCGAAGAAGTCGACGGTCGCCCCCGCCTTCGCCGTCCGCACCGCGCTGCGCGAAGCCTTTCCCTGCAAGCGTCGCTAG
- a CDS encoding Gfo/Idh/MocA family protein produces MTETDRRALLGMGLTAGLVGVAGDALAQSATRGDAPTETAMAKPAPEAKYRLPFAVIGMDHNHIYGITDAVIRGGGVLTSFFSADPAQVAMFRKRYPGAKLARSEDEILADRTIKLVCSAAIPSLRAPLGMRVMKAGKDYLSDKAAVTTLEQLAAVRRTIKETGRKYGIMYSERLEVPAAVMAGQLVHDGAIGRVIQTINLAPHRLSAPNRPDWFWDPARNGGILTDVGSHQADQFVYLTGSKRAHVVASQTGNFAHPEHPEFEDFGDMVLNGDGGAGYVRVDWFTPDGLPTWGDGRLFILGTEGYIELRKYVDIAGRPGGNHLFIADRKGARYLDCSKVPLPFGPQFVNDLVEHTSVAQDQDGALLAAELVLTAEARATPAKAG; encoded by the coding sequence ATGACCGAGACGGATCGTCGCGCACTGCTGGGAATGGGACTGACCGCCGGACTGGTGGGGGTGGCGGGCGACGCACTGGCGCAGTCCGCGACGCGCGGCGACGCGCCCACCGAAACCGCGATGGCCAAGCCCGCCCCGGAGGCGAAATACCGGCTGCCGTTCGCGGTGATCGGCATGGACCACAACCACATCTATGGCATCACCGACGCCGTGATCCGCGGCGGCGGGGTGCTGACCAGCTTCTTCTCCGCCGACCCGGCACAGGTCGCGATGTTCCGGAAGCGCTATCCGGGCGCAAAGCTGGCGCGCAGCGAGGACGAGATCCTGGCCGATCGCACGATCAAGCTGGTGTGCAGCGCCGCCATCCCCAGCCTGCGTGCGCCGCTCGGCATGCGCGTCATGAAGGCGGGGAAAGACTATTTGAGCGACAAGGCCGCGGTCACCACGCTGGAGCAACTGGCCGCGGTGCGGCGCACGATCAAGGAGACCGGGCGCAAATACGGGATCATGTATTCCGAAAGGCTGGAGGTGCCCGCGGCGGTGATGGCCGGGCAATTGGTGCATGACGGCGCGATCGGGCGCGTGATCCAGACGATCAACCTCGCGCCGCACCGCCTGTCGGCGCCGAACCGGCCCGACTGGTTCTGGGATCCGGCGCGCAACGGCGGCATCCTGACCGACGTCGGCAGCCACCAGGCCGACCAGTTCGTCTATCTGACCGGCAGCAAGCGCGCGCATGTCGTCGCGTCGCAGACCGGCAATTTCGCGCATCCCGAGCATCCCGAGTTCGAGGATTTCGGCGACATGGTGCTGAACGGCGATGGCGGCGCCGGCTACGTGCGCGTCGACTGGTTCACGCCCGACGGGCTGCCGACCTGGGGCGACGGGCGGCTCTTCATCCTCGGCACCGAGGGTTATATCGAACTCCGCAAATACGTCGACATCGCGGGGCGGCCGGGCGGCAACCACCTGTTCATCGCCGACCGCAAGGGTGCGCGCTATCTCGATTGTTCGAAGGTGCCGCTGCCGTTCGGGCCGCAGTTCGTCAACGACCTGGTCGAGCATACCTCGGTCGCGCAGGACCAGGACGGTGCCTTGCTGGCCGCGGAACTGGTGCTGACCGCCGAGGCGCGCGCGACACCGGCAAAGGCGGGATGA
- a CDS encoding Gfo/Idh/MocA family protein — MNEKEFDLTRRSFLDRVLAATAGTAMSVATPWAAIAAGAQTAGTGKVRLGVIGTGDRGRALIQNIAKTRNCTVAALCDTYAPNIAKAQQWVAPGTPTFADHRAMLDARGIDAVVIATPLNMHARHSLDAFDAGLHVWCEKAMARTIDDCGAMVKKSQDSGKVLQIGHQRMFHPTYLNALRRVKAGEIGTITQIRASWHRNNSWRRKVPADRTDRQVNWRLYRDSSAGLMTELATHQLQVGNWFLDAVPTRVIGSGSICFWKDGREVYDHVALIYEYAGGRKVIYTSLLNNARYGCEEQIQGSTGTIEPELGRIYQEVSPRSLALQRMQADVKRGHKRTIPIGGATWFPELPVTTPGESLGWGEYDETMLQFEGFGEAVRSGKPLPGLLEQAYNASVASLLGEQAMDRGAAMTWPTSLVKI; from the coding sequence ATGAACGAAAAGGAATTCGACCTGACGCGGCGGTCGTTCCTCGACCGCGTGCTGGCAGCCACGGCGGGCACGGCGATGTCGGTGGCCACGCCTTGGGCGGCGATCGCGGCGGGCGCGCAGACCGCGGGCACGGGCAAGGTGCGGCTGGGCGTGATCGGCACCGGCGACCGTGGCCGGGCGCTGATCCAAAACATCGCGAAGACGCGCAACTGCACCGTCGCGGCGCTGTGCGACACGTACGCGCCCAACATCGCCAAGGCGCAGCAATGGGTGGCCCCGGGCACGCCGACCTTTGCCGATCACCGCGCGATGCTGGATGCGCGCGGGATCGACGCCGTGGTGATCGCGACGCCGCTGAACATGCACGCGCGTCACAGCCTCGATGCATTCGACGCCGGGCTGCACGTCTGGTGCGAGAAGGCGATGGCGCGTACGATCGACGATTGCGGCGCGATGGTGAAGAAGTCGCAGGACAGCGGCAAGGTTCTCCAGATCGGGCACCAGCGGATGTTCCACCCGACCTACCTGAACGCGCTGCGCCGCGTGAAGGCCGGTGAGATCGGTACGATCACCCAAATCCGCGCGAGCTGGCACCGCAACAACAGCTGGCGCCGCAAGGTGCCCGCCGATCGCACCGACCGGCAGGTCAACTGGCGGCTGTACCGCGACAGTTCGGCCGGGTTGATGACGGAGCTGGCGACACACCAGTTGCAGGTCGGCAACTGGTTCCTCGACGCGGTGCCGACGCGCGTGATCGGATCGGGCAGCATCTGCTTCTGGAAGGATGGCCGCGAGGTGTACGACCACGTCGCGCTTATCTACGAATATGCCGGTGGGCGGAAGGTGATCTACACCTCGCTGCTCAACAACGCGCGCTATGGCTGCGAGGAGCAGATCCAGGGCAGTACCGGCACGATCGAGCCGGAACTGGGCCGCATCTACCAGGAGGTCTCGCCGCGATCGCTGGCGCTGCAACGGATGCAGGCCGACGTGAAGCGCGGCCACAAGCGCACGATCCCGATCGGCGGCGCGACGTGGTTCCCGGAGTTGCCGGTGACGACGCCAGGCGAGTCGCTCGGCTGGGGAGAATATGACGAGACGATGCTGCAGTTCGAGGGGTTCGGCGAGGCGGTACGATCGGGCAAGCCGCTGCCGGGGCTATTGGAACAGGCATATAATGCCAGCGTCGCATCGCTGCTGGGCGAACAGGCGATGGATCGCGGCGCGGCCATGACGTGGCCGACGTCGCTCGTGAAGATCTGA
- a CDS encoding FAD:protein FMN transferase, giving the protein MTRAAPIPKAATGVECFPAMGTRIELHRFGAGDADALWRARAAIVAVDDALTIHRPSAATAMNDALRAGQPAAIDDPILLDALLQIDAAYALTLGLFDPVADARHAAGWRQLHLDHDAARLACDVPVALDFGGIGKGLALDYAVAALRGAGVECALLSAGESSIAVVGAHPLGGAWPFAIPDPRHPDAALVEVELFDEALSVSATIGTGTTAPERAALIRPATGAGGDTGAGAIDAPRCAVVIDRNGSRAEMLSTALIVASDDALQHLQDPRRRMLFDLAPHAPRRILE; this is encoded by the coding sequence ATGACGCGCGCAGCGCCGATCCCCAAGGCGGCGACGGGGGTGGAATGCTTCCCGGCGATGGGGACGCGCATCGAGCTGCACCGTTTCGGGGCGGGCGACGCGGACGCGCTATGGCGTGCGCGCGCCGCGATCGTGGCGGTGGACGATGCGTTGACCATCCACCGACCGTCGGCGGCGACGGCGATGAACGACGCGCTGCGCGCCGGCCAGCCGGCGGCGATCGACGATCCGATCCTGCTTGATGCGTTGTTGCAGATCGACGCCGCCTATGCGCTGACGCTGGGGCTGTTCGATCCGGTCGCGGACGCGCGCCATGCGGCGGGCTGGCGACAGCTGCACCTCGATCACGACGCCGCCCGTCTGGCGTGCGACGTACCCGTCGCGCTCGATTTCGGCGGCATCGGCAAAGGGCTGGCGCTGGATTATGCGGTGGCGGCGCTGCGTGGCGCCGGCGTGGAATGCGCGTTGCTCTCCGCTGGCGAAAGCTCGATCGCGGTGGTCGGCGCGCATCCGCTGGGCGGGGCCTGGCCATTCGCGATCCCCGATCCGCGCCACCCCGACGCCGCGCTGGTGGAGGTCGAATTGTTCGACGAGGCGCTGTCGGTATCGGCCACGATCGGCACGGGCACCACCGCGCCGGAACGTGCGGCGCTGATCCGGCCGGCCACGGGCGCGGGCGGGGACACGGGCGCAGGCGCGATCGACGCGCCGCGCTGCGCGGTCGTGATCGATCGCAACGGGTCGCGTGCGGAAATGCTCAGCACCGCGTTGATCGTCGCGAGCGACGACGCGCTTCAGCACCTTCAGGATCCGCGCCGGCGGATGTTGTTCGACCTCGCGCCACATGCGCCACGCAGGATATTGGAATGA
- a CDS encoding Gfo/Idh/MocA family protein yields the protein MMDRRTMMTGAGAALGVAVSARSYAQIKGANDRLRVAVVGVNGRGQAHMSAFTKQPNVTITHLVDVDSDVLAKRAAAFAAKGNAGVKTEGDYRRLLDKKAVDIVTVATPDHWHAKVAIDAMDAGRHCYVEKPIGIAPAEGEALIAVQRRTGRQLQVGNQQRSSRETQQLAALIGAGELGDVYEAQAWYANNRTSIGTGTEVAPPANLNWDMWQGPRPRGPYRSNLVPYNWHWFWKYGTGEICNNAMHELDVARWLMGLSYPKTVAARGARHFYKGDDWEMYDTLALDLLYDNDRAIRWNGQSCNGQLTRGRGRGVLLLGTKGSAVVDRNGFELYDLAGKMLREVKAPATSETTGTVGEGALDVYHAANFVDVIRGRATALASPIAEGHISTTLCHLGNMAYRTNSVLTVDPTTGKPGSAEAMKLWSVDYQPGWEVKA from the coding sequence ATGATGGACCGTCGCACGATGATGACCGGCGCGGGCGCGGCGCTCGGCGTCGCGGTGAGCGCGCGCAGCTATGCGCAGATCAAGGGCGCGAACGATCGGCTGCGCGTCGCCGTGGTCGGGGTCAATGGCCGCGGGCAGGCGCATATGAGCGCGTTTACCAAGCAGCCGAACGTCACGATCACCCATCTGGTCGACGTCGATTCCGACGTGCTGGCCAAGCGTGCCGCGGCGTTCGCCGCGAAGGGCAATGCGGGCGTGAAGACGGAGGGCGATTATCGTCGGCTGCTCGACAAGAAGGCGGTCGACATCGTCACCGTCGCCACCCCCGATCACTGGCACGCCAAGGTGGCGATCGACGCCATGGATGCTGGCCGGCATTGCTACGTCGAGAAGCCGATCGGCATCGCCCCCGCGGAGGGCGAGGCGCTGATCGCCGTGCAGCGCCGCACCGGGCGGCAATTGCAGGTCGGCAACCAACAGCGATCGAGCCGCGAAACGCAACAGCTGGCGGCGTTGATCGGCGCCGGCGAGCTGGGCGACGTCTATGAAGCGCAGGCGTGGTACGCCAACAATCGCACCTCGATCGGCACGGGCACCGAGGTCGCGCCGCCTGCGAACCTGAACTGGGACATGTGGCAGGGGCCGCGTCCGCGTGGACCGTACCGTTCCAACCTCGTCCCCTACAATTGGCACTGGTTCTGGAAGTACGGCACCGGCGAGATCTGCAACAACGCGATGCACGAACTTGACGTGGCGCGGTGGCTGATGGGGCTGAGCTACCCCAAGACGGTCGCGGCACGTGGCGCCCGGCATTTCTACAAGGGCGACGATTGGGAGATGTACGACACGCTCGCGCTCGACCTGCTCTACGACAACGATCGCGCGATCCGCTGGAACGGGCAGAGCTGCAACGGCCAGCTGACGCGCGGGCGCGGGCGCGGCGTGCTGCTGCTCGGCACGAAGGGTTCGGCGGTGGTCGATCGCAACGGGTTCGAGCTGTACGATCTGGCCGGCAAGATGCTGCGCGAGGTAAAGGCACCGGCGACGTCGGAGACGACGGGCACGGTCGGGGAGGGGGCGCTGGACGTCTATCATGCCGCCAACTTCGTCGACGTGATCCGCGGCCGGGCGACCGCGCTCGCCTCCCCGATCGCGGAGGGACACATCAGCACGACGCTCTGCCACCTCGGCAACATGGCCTATCGCACCAACAGCGTGCTGACCGTCGACCCGACGACGGGTAAGCCGGGCAGCGCCGAGGCGATGAAATTGTGGTCGGTCGACTATCAGCCCGGCTGGGAGGTCAAGGCCTGA
- a CDS encoding 3-keto-disaccharide hydrolase encodes MKVRRWAALALASAAVAAGAGAEPAAAREAAAPWRDVTPREGLAGWHRTGGNATYTVVGDELVGRAEQGKANSWLVSDAQFGDFIIEFDAKTDPVLNSGVMIRGQSRPEYRNGVVFGYQAEIDPSKRGWSGGMYDEQRRQWLYTLGRNEAARRAFRPGDWNHYRVEAIGNRLRTWVNGVPATDTVDDTDARGFIAFQVHAIPDADAARHPEVRFRKVRMITDRAARYAMPATGLAQQGWLSNRLSPAEQRTGWKLLWDGKTAAGWTGAKGGGFPAKGWSMANGVFTVEGADGAESTNGGDIVTTRDYGDFELSVDFRLTEGANSGVKYFVDPALSKGAGSAIGLEYQLLDDARHPDAKMGRDGNRTLGSLYDLIPARNLSDPDSPGKRINPPGEWNRAVIVSRGRHVEHWLNGFKVVEYERGSPAFRALVAQSKYARFNDFGERPTGPILLQDHGNRVDFRSIKIRELQKGAGR; translated from the coding sequence ATGAAGGTGCGGAGATGGGCGGCGTTGGCACTGGCGTCCGCAGCGGTCGCGGCAGGGGCCGGGGCGGAACCGGCGGCGGCGCGCGAGGCGGCGGCGCCGTGGCGCGACGTGACCCCGCGCGAGGGGCTGGCGGGGTGGCACCGGACCGGCGGCAATGCGACCTATACGGTGGTCGGTGACGAGCTGGTCGGGCGTGCCGAGCAGGGCAAGGCCAATAGCTGGCTGGTATCGGATGCGCAGTTCGGCGACTTCATCATCGAGTTCGACGCCAAGACCGACCCGGTCCTGAATTCGGGCGTGATGATCCGTGGGCAAAGCCGGCCGGAATATCGCAACGGCGTCGTCTTCGGCTATCAGGCGGAGATCGATCCGTCGAAGCGGGGGTGGAGCGGGGGCATGTACGACGAGCAGCGTCGGCAATGGCTCTACACGCTCGGCCGCAACGAGGCGGCACGACGCGCCTTCCGCCCCGGCGACTGGAACCACTACCGGGTCGAGGCGATCGGCAACCGCCTGCGGACGTGGGTGAACGGCGTACCCGCAACCGACACCGTCGACGATACCGACGCGCGCGGGTTCATCGCGTTCCAGGTCCACGCCATCCCCGATGCGGATGCCGCGCGCCATCCCGAAGTGCGGTTCCGCAAGGTGCGGATGATCACCGACCGCGCCGCGCGCTACGCGATGCCGGCTACCGGGCTGGCGCAGCAGGGCTGGTTGTCGAACCGCCTGTCACCCGCCGAGCAGCGTACCGGATGGAAGCTGCTGTGGGATGGCAAAACGGCGGCAGGCTGGACCGGCGCGAAGGGTGGCGGCTTTCCCGCCAAGGGCTGGTCGATGGCGAACGGCGTGTTCACGGTCGAGGGTGCGGACGGCGCCGAATCGACCAACGGCGGCGACATCGTGACCACCCGCGACTATGGTGATTTCGAACTGTCCGTCGACTTCCGGTTGACCGAAGGCGCCAACAGCGGGGTCAAGTATTTCGTCGATCCCGCGCTTTCGAAAGGGGCGGGCTCGGCGATCGGGCTGGAGTATCAGTTGCTCGACGACGCGCGGCACCCCGATGCTAAGATGGGTCGCGACGGCAACCGCACGCTCGGCTCGCTTTACGACCTGATCCCGGCGCGCAACCTGTCCGACCCCGACAGCCCGGGCAAGCGCATCAATCCGCCCGGCGAGTGGAACCGCGCGGTGATCGTCAGCCGCGGCCGGCATGTCGAGCATTGGCTGAACGGTTTCAAGGTGGTCGAGTACGAGCGCGGATCGCCGGCGTTCCGCGCGCTGGTGGCGCAGAGCAAATATGCCAGGTTTAACGACTTCGGCGAGCGCCCGACCGGGCCGATCCTGCTGCAGGATCACGGCAACCGCGTCGATTTCCGCTCGATCAAGATCCGTGAATTGCAGAAGGGGGCAGGTCGATGA